One Bifidobacterium crudilactis genomic region harbors:
- a CDS encoding O-acetylhomoserine aminocarboxypropyltransferase/cysteine synthase family protein, translated as MTENHYRFETQQLHVGQEEADPATDARAVPIYATTSYVFHDFDHAEARFGLQDPGNIYGRLTNSTQGVFENRIAALEGGTAGLAVASGAAAVEYAVRNITQTGDHIVSAKNIYGGTYNLLRHTLPRDGITTTFIDPEEPQNFEDAIQDNTKLVFFETFGNPNADLVDFEAISQIAHKHHLPVIVDNTFATPYLFRPLEHGADVVVESATKFIGGHGSTLGGVVVEGGNFDWAEVPGKFPTLTEPDPSYHGLNFFEALGPAAFVTRIRAILLRDTGATLSPFAAFLLLQGTETLSLRVERHVENALKVVDYLQTVPEVEHVSHPAVPGRRDHELYERYFPNGAGSIFTFDIKGGKDAARVFINNLHLFSLLANVADVKSLVIHPASTTHSQETLEELEDQGIHQGTIRLSIGTENIEDILDDLKAGFAAVKASGLAQ; from the coding sequence GTGACCGAGAATCACTACAGGTTTGAAACCCAGCAGTTGCACGTCGGGCAGGAAGAAGCCGACCCGGCCACTGATGCCAGAGCCGTCCCCATCTACGCCACCACGAGCTATGTGTTCCATGACTTCGACCATGCAGAAGCACGATTCGGCTTGCAGGACCCGGGCAATATCTACGGCCGTCTGACCAACTCCACACAGGGTGTGTTCGAGAACCGCATCGCCGCGCTCGAAGGCGGCACCGCAGGCCTTGCCGTGGCATCAGGTGCCGCTGCGGTCGAATATGCCGTACGCAACATCACGCAAACCGGAGACCACATCGTCTCCGCGAAGAACATCTACGGTGGTACCTACAACCTGCTCCGCCACACGCTGCCCCGCGACGGCATCACCACGACCTTCATCGATCCGGAGGAGCCGCAGAACTTCGAGGATGCCATCCAGGACAACACCAAGCTCGTATTCTTCGAGACCTTCGGCAATCCCAACGCCGACCTCGTGGATTTTGAGGCGATTTCGCAGATTGCCCATAAGCATCATCTTCCGGTGATTGTCGACAACACCTTCGCCACCCCGTATCTCTTCCGTCCTTTGGAGCATGGAGCGGATGTGGTGGTCGAATCCGCCACCAAATTCATCGGAGGGCACGGCTCCACGCTTGGCGGCGTGGTGGTCGAAGGCGGCAACTTCGACTGGGCCGAGGTGCCGGGCAAGTTCCCGACACTCACCGAACCGGACCCGAGCTATCACGGCCTGAATTTCTTCGAGGCCCTGGGGCCGGCCGCCTTCGTTACACGCATTCGCGCGATTCTGCTGCGTGACACCGGTGCGACCCTGTCGCCCTTCGCCGCCTTCCTGCTGCTGCAGGGCACCGAGACACTGAGCCTGCGCGTCGAACGGCATGTGGAAAACGCCCTGAAGGTGGTCGATTACCTGCAGACCGTGCCCGAGGTCGAGCATGTCAGCCATCCCGCTGTTCCAGGCCGTCGCGACCACGAGCTGTATGAACGGTACTTCCCCAACGGCGCTGGTTCGATTTTCACCTTCGACATCAAGGGCGGCAAGGATGCGGCTCGCGTGTTCATCAACAACCTGCATCTGTTCTCGTTGCTTGCCAACGTGGCGGATGTGAAGTCTCTGGTGATTCACCCCGCATCGACCACCCATTCGCAGGAGACCCTTGAGGAACTTGAGGACCAGGGGATTCACCAGGGAACCATCCGACTCTCCATCGGCACCGAAAACATCGAGGATATCCTCGACGATCTCAAAGCTGGTTTTGCCGCAGTGAAAGCCTCCGGACTGGCCCAGTAA
- a CDS encoding pyridoxamine kinase translates to MTSDVTLYERDPQYIPRVAAVHDMCGYGKCSLTAAIPILSAAGCDVCPVPTALFSAHTMYKDYTFHDTTDMLGGYLDAWQKEDVELDGIYSGFLGSAAQVDIIQRLYNEYPGALRLVDPVMGDGGKMYPTYTQELCDAMGRLADGADVLMPNLTEASILANREYPGQNLDDHEVDDWMDTLLGLGAKNVVLKGIDRQDGKIRNFVASASTGVAGTVELTHDKHPYMIHGTGDAFASALCGAVLAGKGLAESARIAGEFVRSAMVSTRRQPHFEQRGVSFELNLGELTGLVAA, encoded by the coding sequence ATGACCAGTGATGTGACGCTGTACGAGCGCGATCCGCAATACATTCCCAGAGTGGCCGCCGTGCATGATATGTGCGGATACGGCAAGTGCTCGCTGACGGCGGCCATTCCCATCCTTTCGGCCGCGGGCTGCGACGTTTGCCCCGTCCCCACTGCACTGTTCAGCGCCCACACCATGTACAAGGACTACACCTTCCACGACACCACCGATATGCTGGGTGGCTATCTTGACGCCTGGCAGAAGGAAGACGTCGAGCTAGACGGCATATACAGCGGTTTCCTGGGGAGCGCCGCACAGGTCGACATCATTCAGCGGCTTTACAACGAGTACCCGGGTGCACTTCGACTGGTGGACCCCGTGATGGGAGACGGCGGGAAGATGTATCCCACGTATACCCAGGAACTTTGCGACGCGATGGGCAGGCTAGCCGACGGCGCCGATGTGCTGATGCCGAATCTCACCGAGGCGAGCATTCTTGCGAACAGAGAGTACCCCGGCCAAAATCTCGATGACCACGAGGTCGACGACTGGATGGATACGCTGCTTGGACTCGGCGCGAAGAACGTCGTGCTCAAAGGCATCGACAGGCAGGACGGCAAGATTCGCAACTTCGTCGCATCCGCATCGACGGGCGTCGCCGGCACGGTGGAACTGACGCACGACAAACATCCCTACATGATTCACGGCACAGGCGACGCCTTCGCCTCGGCTCTGTGCGGTGCCGTGCTCGCCGGAAAAGGTCTGGCGGAATCCGCCAGAATCGCCGGTGAATTCGTTCGTTCGGCCATGGTCAGCACCCGCAGGCAACCGCACTTCGAGCAGCGCGGGGTAAGCTTCGAACTCAATCTCGGAGAGCTCACCGGCCTTGTCGCCGCATAG
- a CDS encoding YraN family protein, which produces MTAQSSQIQSSGNHDTLGSELLNPNIDAQALGRLGEEFVSSWLKSRGWDIIDRNWSSRYGELDIVAFDDERTLVFVEVKTRRSNRQGTGQEAVTYRKRMNLRSAASQWLLAPEHRCRRNGLRFDVVALDASGASLRIRHIMKAF; this is translated from the coding sequence ATGACAGCACAATCATCTCAGATACAATCTTCCGGCAATCACGACACCTTAGGCAGCGAACTGCTGAATCCCAACATCGATGCACAGGCACTCGGTCGTTTGGGCGAGGAGTTCGTCTCATCCTGGTTGAAATCCAGAGGATGGGACATTATCGACCGCAACTGGAGCAGCAGGTACGGGGAGCTCGATATCGTGGCTTTCGACGATGAGCGGACACTGGTGTTCGTAGAAGTCAAAACGCGCAGAAGCAACCGGCAGGGCACCGGGCAAGAGGCCGTTACCTACAGAAAACGCATGAATCTGCGGTCAGCTGCGTCACAGTGGCTCCTGGCCCCCGAACACCGCTGCCGACGCAATGGCCTACGCTTCGATGTCGTCGCCTTGGACGCGTCCGGTGCGTCATTGCGGATACGCCATATCATGAAGGCGTTCTGA
- a CDS encoding YifB family Mg chelatase-like AAA ATPase, producing the protein MAIGTAQSVGMVGLRGFIVQMQAFISPGLPHFSIIGLPDTSVNEARERVRSACSASGFRWPETRVTVNLSPASLPKRGAAHDLAIAVSVLAAGRMIPTKDFDGMIALGELNLDGSVLPINGILPMLMHGARRGVRKAFVPAANMDEAELIPGIDIVGLHHLTELILQLGGTCELKTSSANTYAESSSSPLSNVSVTGPATLGNRDPATTSPAHRPGSGGVDMSQVSGQESAKWALTVAAAGGHHLIMTGPPGSGKTMLAERLPTILPPLGEVEQLEVASIRSLCGTLQQYGVTDIPPFEAPHHTASNASLVGGGGGLAQPGAITRAHHGVLFMDEAPEFSPRVLQSLREPLETGLVALARSQGTTVYPARFQLLMAANPCPCGFAYGTGERCTCASRERRRYWNRLSGPILDRIDIQTEVLDVPCLPADSGSEKDSSESIRATVIAAREQARLRYQEHGWRCNAEATGGWLREHSSPAVLARVDQALRTSLLSMRGADRALRLAWTLADLHGHDGPETEDIDLGIHLRTRLS; encoded by the coding sequence ATGGCCATCGGAACCGCACAGTCCGTCGGCATGGTGGGGCTACGGGGCTTCATCGTGCAGATGCAGGCCTTCATATCCCCCGGCTTGCCCCACTTCTCCATCATTGGCCTGCCGGATACCTCGGTCAACGAAGCCCGGGAACGGGTCAGGTCCGCCTGTTCCGCGTCGGGATTCCGATGGCCGGAAACCCGCGTTACCGTCAATCTGTCACCGGCCTCACTGCCCAAGCGCGGTGCAGCGCATGATCTGGCCATTGCGGTCAGTGTGCTGGCCGCAGGACGAATGATTCCGACCAAAGATTTCGACGGCATGATAGCTCTGGGAGAATTGAATCTCGACGGCAGCGTGCTGCCCATCAACGGCATCCTCCCCATGCTTATGCACGGCGCCCGGCGTGGAGTGCGGAAGGCTTTCGTGCCGGCCGCCAATATGGACGAGGCGGAACTGATACCGGGAATCGACATCGTCGGTCTTCACCATCTCACTGAACTGATTCTGCAATTAGGCGGCACCTGCGAATTGAAGACGTCGAGCGCGAATACCTACGCCGAGTCCTCGTCTTCTCCCCTGTCGAATGTTTCGGTCACCGGTCCCGCAACTCTTGGAAACCGTGACCCTGCAACGACATCCCCTGCGCATCGACCAGGGTCAGGCGGAGTGGACATGAGTCAGGTTTCCGGTCAGGAATCGGCGAAGTGGGCGTTGACCGTAGCCGCAGCGGGCGGGCATCATCTGATTATGACCGGACCGCCGGGCTCAGGAAAAACGATGCTGGCGGAACGATTGCCGACTATCCTGCCGCCGCTTGGCGAGGTGGAACAGCTTGAGGTAGCTTCGATACGCTCATTATGTGGCACTCTGCAGCAGTACGGGGTCACCGATATCCCGCCTTTCGAGGCTCCACATCATACCGCCTCGAATGCATCGCTTGTCGGTGGTGGCGGAGGGCTGGCTCAACCCGGAGCCATCACCAGAGCCCACCACGGCGTGCTGTTCATGGACGAAGCGCCTGAATTCTCACCCAGGGTGTTGCAGTCCTTACGCGAACCATTGGAAACCGGTCTCGTCGCTCTTGCCAGATCGCAAGGAACCACCGTCTATCCGGCACGATTCCAACTGTTGATGGCTGCGAATCCATGCCCATGCGGCTTTGCGTACGGGACAGGGGAACGTTGCACCTGCGCGTCGCGGGAACGCCGTCGATATTGGAATCGGCTCTCCGGACCGATACTCGACCGCATAGATATTCAGACGGAGGTTCTTGACGTTCCATGCCTTCCTGCCGACTCCGGTTCCGAGAAGGACAGCAGCGAGAGCATTCGAGCGACAGTCATTGCCGCGCGAGAACAAGCACGGCTCCGATACCAGGAACATGGCTGGCGATGCAATGCGGAGGCGACAGGCGGATGGCTGCGCGAGCATAGCTCACCGGCGGTGCTGGCACGAGTAGACCAGGCCCTTCGTACATCACTGCTCAGCATGCGCGGCGCGGACAGGGCATTGCGCTTGGCGTGGACTCTTGCCGACCTGCATGGACATGACGGCCCCGAAACTGAAGACATTGACCTGGGCATACATCTGCGCACCAGACTGTCCTGA
- a CDS encoding DNA-processing protein DprA, protein MNDDPREGNTAREATDAKEHPHQASQHDSPCSTSTIAVTMTSTAATTADTTVSESAKPALQQHDHAIPDMEDTLARALLSYCADGPDPIMHNLVLASMKGKMEGPAAILDCLRREYSCKTPGTGRYAQRLQHAFMEYLTEVEPSHIDTGRRSFTTRMDRWLVRYAQIPDLRDEDLHAWITAGGKYWILTPEHPHWPKLLNDLHLRAYVPVPLCLWGQGQSSTLALCQQPVAIVGSRELDDYGRQVTQAIACAVGNAGHVVISGGAIGADACAHHAAISCRSGTSRKRRPDDADSSGMTVAVFAGGLDHMGPARNLELFEAILSSGGTLLSELSPDTIPAAPRFLFRNRIIAALAGSVVVTQARVRSGALNTAHWADMLCREVYAVPGMITTPNNAGCNALIRDHKAESILKPEEVANLVPHRHEPMRRSSKKRAGTTSLPIGGLFPQQATSTPVADNHTGNGSETGSTDTTFTPLQHSLLSIIRTASSNRPLRVETLLTMFNRRHTEGNLYGNTSSPPQTPPTIEQVLTALGTLEIAGFIAYDNRGLLKTVTPGNRQSP, encoded by the coding sequence ATGAATGACGACCCCCGCGAGGGGAACACGGCACGAGAAGCGACGGATGCCAAGGAACATCCACACCAGGCATCGCAACACGACTCACCGTGCTCGACCTCGACAATAGCCGTGACAATGACCTCAACAGCGGCTACGACAGCTGACACGACAGTAAGTGAATCCGCGAAGCCTGCCCTGCAACAGCACGACCACGCGATTCCCGACATGGAAGACACACTTGCCAGGGCATTGTTGAGCTACTGCGCCGATGGTCCTGACCCCATCATGCACAACTTGGTCCTGGCCAGCATGAAAGGCAAGATGGAAGGACCTGCCGCCATCCTCGATTGCCTCAGGCGGGAATACTCCTGCAAGACTCCCGGAACCGGACGGTATGCGCAACGTTTGCAACATGCCTTCATGGAATACCTGACTGAAGTCGAACCCTCACATATTGACACAGGGCGCAGGTCATTCACCACGAGGATGGACCGCTGGCTCGTTCGATATGCCCAGATACCCGACCTTCGCGATGAGGACCTCCATGCATGGATCACCGCAGGTGGAAAGTATTGGATACTTACCCCGGAACATCCGCACTGGCCGAAGCTTCTGAATGATCTGCACCTGCGTGCCTATGTGCCTGTTCCTCTGTGCCTATGGGGGCAAGGCCAGTCCTCAACGCTGGCGCTGTGTCAACAACCCGTTGCGATTGTCGGTTCACGCGAACTGGACGATTACGGACGGCAGGTGACACAGGCCATAGCCTGCGCAGTGGGCAACGCAGGCCATGTCGTGATTTCCGGGGGTGCCATCGGTGCGGATGCCTGCGCGCATCACGCTGCAATCAGTTGTCGCAGCGGAACATCCAGAAAGAGAAGGCCGGACGATGCTGACTCATCGGGGATGACCGTCGCCGTCTTCGCAGGAGGGCTCGACCACATGGGACCTGCCCGAAATCTCGAACTCTTCGAAGCCATACTCTCATCCGGCGGCACGCTGCTCAGTGAGCTGAGCCCCGACACCATACCTGCGGCACCGAGATTTCTCTTCCGAAACCGCATCATCGCCGCCTTGGCAGGCTCGGTGGTCGTGACACAGGCCAGAGTACGTTCGGGGGCGTTGAATACCGCTCATTGGGCGGATATGCTGTGCCGTGAGGTCTATGCCGTCCCGGGCATGATAACCACTCCGAACAATGCGGGCTGCAATGCCCTGATTCGAGATCATAAGGCCGAATCCATACTCAAACCCGAAGAAGTGGCGAACCTCGTCCCCCATCGGCACGAACCCATGCGACGCTCATCAAAGAAGAGGGCGGGCACCACAAGTTTGCCTATCGGAGGTCTGTTTCCTCAACAGGCGACATCAACACCGGTAGCCGATAACCATACAGGCAACGGCAGCGAAACGGGCAGTACGGATACGACATTCACGCCCCTTCAGCACAGCCTGCTGTCCATCATTCGCACAGCATCCTCGAATCGGCCGTTGCGAGTCGAAACATTACTGACCATGTTCAATCGGCGCCACACCGAGGGGAACCTGTACGGCAATACCTCTTCACCACCACAGACGCCGCCGACCATCGAGCAGGTATTGACGGCACTCGGGACCTTGGAAATCGCAGGATTCATCGCCTACGACAACAGAGGCCTGCTCAAGACGGTCACGCCCGGGAATCGGCAATCGCCATGA
- a CDS encoding MGMT family protein, translating to MAELNFSQRVYEVVRRIPEGTVATYGQVAALAGNPRNARIVGYALHVNPEPGVIPCHRVVFRDGSLAPGFAFGGPERQRELLEAEHVRFIPKGGAEAAGAQGWRVDLERCQWDA from the coding sequence ATGGCAGAACTCAATTTTTCCCAACGTGTGTATGAGGTTGTGCGCAGGATTCCGGAAGGAACAGTAGCGACCTACGGACAGGTCGCGGCTTTGGCGGGGAATCCGCGTAATGCGAGAATCGTCGGATATGCTCTGCATGTGAATCCGGAACCCGGGGTGATTCCCTGTCATCGCGTGGTGTTTCGGGATGGTTCCCTGGCACCGGGTTTTGCCTTCGGAGGACCGGAGCGACAGCGCGAATTGCTTGAAGCCGAGCATGTGCGATTCATCCCTAAAGGGGGTGCGGAAGCGGCGGGTGCTCAAGGGTGGCGTGTGGACCTCGAGCGGTGCCAATGGGATGCCTGA
- a CDS encoding FAD-binding protein, with protein sequence MDSSELEEYYDAVIVGSGAAGLSATLALLRTWQGSPSTSGTLPKVLVISKLQALRAHTGSAEGGIAASLGNVDKDDWHWHYFDTIKGGDWLVDQDAARLLAEEAPSTVIRLEHDGVAFSRTPDGHIAQRRFGGHTSDFGGTPVRRAAFAADRIGHQILHSLWQQCVALGVHFAEDWYVCDLSLDTRDVSETDGAANVNRVNRVNGVIAVDTRTGTVRGINGTHVVLATGGAGRLFTTTSNSWDLTGDGLSLALNAGLQIEDAEFIQFHPTGLAHTGILLSEAARAEGGVLRNADGEAFMARYAPEHADLAARDVVCRAIREEVLAGRGVPDPRQTNGPKDCVWLDLRALDPAHMEATLPQVCETIRDVAGLDPSKDLIPVKPTAHYTMGGIPIDTSGRVYTWENGERHVVGGLYAAGECSCVGVHGANRLGGNSLLDACLFGTHAGESIARDLLHDVDGDSNGPDSGHSSMIPPTDITAWQERLDTLLHPAADGNHDQATAMDEQEKGLRASTHNSKADGFAGADADNAYRVMADLGALMEEHVAVSCDQQSIDSARHLLEQEFSSRVRRLKAHSESAAYNQELIAIFEAEHLFTLAKAVLNAMAARLESRGSLKRRDYPERDDTRFLAHSMIDTEGKLCWQPVHILDVPAARREY encoded by the coding sequence ATGGATTCGAGTGAGCTTGAAGAATATTATGACGCCGTCATCGTAGGCTCGGGGGCCGCCGGATTGTCCGCAACCCTCGCATTGCTGCGCACATGGCAGGGCTCACCCTCGACGTCCGGCACACTTCCCAAAGTCCTGGTCATCTCCAAACTTCAGGCGTTGCGCGCGCACACCGGATCGGCGGAAGGCGGCATCGCCGCAAGTCTGGGCAATGTCGACAAGGATGACTGGCATTGGCATTATTTCGACACCATCAAGGGCGGCGATTGGCTGGTCGACCAGGATGCGGCTCGTCTTCTGGCCGAGGAGGCGCCCTCGACGGTCATCCGTCTGGAACATGATGGGGTCGCCTTCTCTCGAACGCCGGACGGCCATATCGCGCAAAGGCGTTTCGGAGGCCACACATCCGATTTCGGCGGCACCCCAGTTCGACGTGCCGCATTCGCCGCAGACCGAATCGGACATCAGATACTGCACAGCCTCTGGCAGCAGTGCGTGGCCTTGGGCGTGCACTTCGCCGAGGATTGGTATGTATGCGATTTGTCATTGGATACACGTGACGTCAGCGAAACGGACGGCGCTGCAAACGTCAATCGCGTCAATCGTGTCAATGGCGTCATCGCCGTCGACACTCGGACAGGCACGGTGCGTGGCATCAACGGCACTCATGTGGTCTTGGCAACGGGCGGTGCAGGCCGGCTGTTCACCACCACCTCCAACTCCTGGGACCTGACCGGTGACGGCCTATCCCTTGCCTTGAACGCCGGACTGCAGATTGAGGATGCCGAATTCATCCAATTCCATCCCACTGGTCTGGCTCATACCGGTATTCTGCTCTCGGAAGCAGCCAGAGCGGAAGGCGGGGTTCTGCGCAATGCCGATGGCGAGGCTTTCATGGCACGATATGCACCGGAACACGCCGACCTCGCCGCCAGAGATGTCGTATGCCGTGCGATTCGCGAGGAAGTGCTCGCCGGACGGGGCGTTCCAGATCCGCGCCAGACCAATGGTCCGAAAGACTGCGTGTGGCTCGATCTCCGTGCCCTCGACCCTGCCCATATGGAAGCGACCCTCCCCCAGGTGTGCGAAACCATCCGCGATGTCGCCGGTCTCGACCCGAGCAAGGACCTGATACCCGTCAAGCCGACGGCCCACTACACCATGGGCGGCATACCGATTGACACCAGTGGCCGCGTCTATACGTGGGAGAACGGAGAACGGCATGTCGTCGGCGGCCTCTACGCCGCCGGTGAATGCTCATGCGTCGGCGTACATGGCGCCAACCGTCTGGGTGGTAATTCCCTGCTCGACGCCTGCCTCTTCGGCACGCATGCCGGGGAGAGCATAGCCCGCGACCTTCTCCACGACGTTGACGGCGACTCGAATGGGCCAGACAGCGGTCACAGCAGTATGATTCCCCCAACCGACATCACCGCATGGCAGGAACGTCTGGATACGCTGCTGCATCCTGCCGCAGACGGCAACCACGACCAAGCAACGGCGATGGATGAGCAGGAAAAGGGACTGCGAGCATCCACGCACAACAGCAAAGCCGACGGTTTTGCCGGTGCCGATGCCGACAACGCCTACCGCGTGATGGCCGACCTCGGCGCATTGATGGAAGAGCACGTCGCCGTGTCATGCGATCAACAGAGCATCGACAGTGCCAGACACCTTCTGGAGCAGGAGTTCAGCTCGAGGGTCCGGCGGTTGAAGGCGCACAGCGAGTCCGCCGCATACAATCAGGAGCTCATTGCGATTTTCGAAGCCGAGCACCTGTTCACCCTGGCCAAGGCCGTCCTGAATGCGATGGCGGCTCGCTTGGAGTCACGAGGCTCGTTGAAACGTCGCGACTACCCGGAACGTGACGATACGAGATTCCTGGCGCATTCGATGATCGACACGGAGGGTAAGCTATGTTGGCAGCCGGTGCATATCCTCGACGTGCCGGCCGCCCGGCGTGAGTACTGA